The following proteins come from a genomic window of Canis aureus isolate CA01 chromosome 3, VMU_Caureus_v.1.0, whole genome shotgun sequence:
- the CYB5D1 gene encoding cytochrome b5 domain-containing protein 1 codes for MADSAGAMQRRGLVDGPDFEFFQRRYFTPAEVAEHNLPEDLWVSYLGSVYDLTPLAQEHKGDLLLKPIIEVAGQDISHWFDPKTRDIRKHVDPLTGTLRYRTPRGRFLHVPPQLPRSDWANDFGKPWWQGTRYEVGRLSAKTRSIRIINTLTSQEHTLEVGALESMWEILHRYLPYNAHAASYTWKYEGKKLNMDYTLEENGIRDEDEEFDYLNMDGTLYIPAILLYFNDDLTEL; via the exons ATGGCCGACAGTGCAGGAGCCATGCAGCGCCGGGGCCTCGTGGACGGGCCGGACTTCGAGTTTTTCCAGCGTCGCTATTTTACGCCGGCCGAGGTGGCCGAACACAACCTGCCGGAAGACCTGTGGGTGTCTTACCTGGGATCCGTGTACGACCTGACGCCGTTGGCTCAGGAGCACAAGG gggaCCTGCTGCTAAAACCCATCATAGAAGTTGCGGGCCAGGACATCAGTCACTGGTTTGACCCGAAGACCAGAGAC ATCCGCAAGCACGTAGATCCGCTGACCGGAACGCTGAGATACCGCACCCCCCGGGGCCGCTTTCTGCACGTCCCGCCTCAGCTGCCCCGTTCCGACTGGGCCAACGATTTCGGGAAGCCCTGGTGGCAGGGGACGCGCTACGAGGTGGGGCGGCTGTCGGCCAAGACCCGGAGCATCCGCATCATTAACACGCTCACGTCGCAGGAGCACACGCTGGAG GTGGGGGCCCTGGAATCAATGTGGGAAATCCTCCACCGGTATCTCCCTTATAACGCACATGCTGCCAGCTATACATGGAAATACGAAGGGAAGAAACTGAACATGGATTATACCCTGGAAGAGAATGGGATCCGGGATGAGGATGAAGAATTTGATTACCTCAATATGGATGGAACACTCTACATACCTGCCATACTGCTCTACTTCAATGATGACCTCACGGAGCTATAG
- the NAA38 gene encoding N-alpha-acetyltransferase 38, NatC auxiliary subunit isoform X1, with protein sequence MHALPLVQGAALTLVLLSQRRQVVHGSQDSDGEREDSPAARARQQLEALLNKTMRIRMTDGRTLVGCFLCTDRDCNVILGSAQEFLKPSDSFSAGEPRVLGLAMVPGHHIVSIEVQRESLAGPPYL encoded by the exons ATGCACGCCCTGCCCCTGGTCCAGGGAGCGGCCCTCACCCTTGTGCTCCTGAGCCAACGGCGTCAGGTCGTACACGGATCCCAG GACTCAGACGGGGAGCGCGAGGACTCGCCGGCCGCGCGGGCCCGGCAGCAGCTAGAGGCGCTGCTCAACAAGACTATGCGCATTCGCATGACAGACGGTCGGACCCTGGTCGGCTGCTTCCTCTGCACCGACCGCGACTGCAATGTCATACTGGGCTCGGCGCAGGAGTTCCTCAAGCCGTCGG ATTCCTTCTCCGCGGGGGAGCCCCGCGTCCTGGGCCTGGCCATGGTACCCGGCCACCACATCGTCTCTAttgaagtgcagagggagagcctGGCGGGGCCTCCCTATCTCTGA
- the NAA38 gene encoding N-alpha-acetyltransferase 38, NatC auxiliary subunit isoform X2 produces MAGAGPAMLLREENGCCSRRQSSSSAGDSDGEREDSPAARARQQLEALLNKTMRIRMTDGRTLVGCFLCTDRDCNVILGSAQEFLKPSDSFSAGEPRVLGLAMVPGHHIVSIEVQRESLAGPPYL; encoded by the exons ATGGCCGGAGCTGGACCAGCCATGCTGCTACGAGAAGAGAATGGCTGTTGCAGCCGGCGTCAAAGCAGCTCCAGCGCCGGG GACTCAGACGGGGAGCGCGAGGACTCGCCGGCCGCGCGGGCCCGGCAGCAGCTAGAGGCGCTGCTCAACAAGACTATGCGCATTCGCATGACAGACGGTCGGACCCTGGTCGGCTGCTTCCTCTGCACCGACCGCGACTGCAATGTCATACTGGGCTCGGCGCAGGAGTTCCTCAAGCCGTCGG ATTCCTTCTCCGCGGGGGAGCCCCGCGTCCTGGGCCTGGCCATGGTACCCGGCCACCACATCGTCTCTAttgaagtgcagagggagagcctGGCGGGGCCTCCCTATCTCTGA
- the TMEM88 gene encoding transmembrane protein 88, with translation MAEVPGAQRPAPGGGPEPRDPLDCWACAVLVTAQNLLVAAFNLLLLALVLGTILLPAVTMLGFGFLCHSQFLRSQAPPCTAHLRDPGFTALLVTGFLLLVPLLVLALASYRRLCLRLRLADCLVPYSRALYRRRRSPQPRQTRALPGTQAGPTSGKVWV, from the exons ATGGCGGAGGTCCCCGGGGCGCAGCGCCCCGCACCCGGCGGCGGCCCGGAGCCCCGGGACCCCCTGGACTGCTGGGCCTGCGCGGTGCTGGTCACGGCCCAGAATCTGCTGGTGGCCGCCTTCAACCTCCTGTTGCTGGCGCTGGTGCTGGGGACCATCCTGCTGCCCGCCGTCACCATGCTAGGTTTCggcttcctctgccactcccag TTCCTGCGCTCCCAGGCGCCCCCCTGCACCGCGCACCTGCGGGACCCGGGCTTCACGGCCCTGCTGGTCACCGGATTCCTGCTCCTCGTGCCGCTGCTCGTGCTGGCCCTGGCCAGCTACCGCCGCCTGTGCCTGCGCCTCCGCCTGGCCGACTGCCTCGTGCCCTACAGCCGAGCTCTGTACCGGCGCCGGCGCTCCCCGCAGCCGCGGCAGACCCGGGCCTTGCCGGGCACCCAGGCCGGCCCCACGTCAGGAAAGGTCTGGGTCTGA